The following proteins come from a genomic window of Paenibacillus spongiae:
- a CDS encoding O-antigen ligase family protein, with protein sequence MISTLAICLVVLFLSLWKSEVGLAISIQTYLISSAFDQPNVFDQAPIADGNDLSSALAPMIAFSIILLRSVNKNRKFSLRFMDVGFIVLGWILVVGSLYSPLQNAAIMISAKYFTLGIGFYIVARVGLSNHPNLQNAIKNVVMSTWVVSLVLGIYAIVQFWGVDYKRLTIGSAHPIPFSLLISIGVLINFFWLLQKSNTMLKLGQVASFIVLLYILINTNTRGTLISVSVAIVYLLIVAIRYQRGLGKAILVIPILVLGVFAVGAYNPEMMRKVQDNVELLTSDDKGASISERQIAWQDALEMTSNNPFLGVGTGGFAAHSKLGYPHNVFLERFSENGVIGGMVLVVVFMMVSFLILKVTQTQNPIAYIISAIVLLNMVEMQFSFTLWMHKLFYLFCGILAVIYYRNRWGEGARINYGKSVTPY encoded by the coding sequence ATGATATCAACATTAGCTATTTGCCTCGTTGTTTTATTCCTTTCACTTTGGAAATCAGAAGTCGGACTGGCAATATCCATTCAGACATATTTGATCAGCAGTGCATTTGATCAACCAAATGTCTTTGATCAGGCGCCAATCGCCGATGGTAACGATTTATCGAGTGCGCTTGCTCCCATGATTGCATTCTCGATCATTCTTCTGCGAAGTGTGAATAAAAATAGAAAGTTTTCGTTACGTTTTATGGATGTTGGCTTTATAGTGCTTGGCTGGATACTAGTGGTCGGTTCTTTATATTCCCCACTACAAAATGCTGCAATAATGATTTCGGCTAAGTACTTTACTCTTGGAATTGGTTTTTACATTGTTGCCCGTGTTGGGCTTTCAAATCATCCAAACTTGCAAAATGCAATAAAGAATGTGGTTATGAGCACGTGGGTCGTTTCATTAGTCCTAGGTATATATGCAATAGTTCAGTTTTGGGGAGTGGATTATAAGAGACTCACAATAGGTTCTGCTCATCCGATTCCGTTCAGTCTATTGATTTCTATAGGTGTATTAATAAACTTCTTCTGGTTATTACAGAAAAGTAATACGATGTTAAAACTCGGTCAGGTGGCCTCCTTTATTGTTCTCCTTTACATTCTGATTAATACGAATACGAGAGGAACACTAATATCAGTATCAGTTGCAATCGTTTATTTACTCATAGTCGCGATACGTTACCAACGTGGGCTGGGTAAAGCAATTTTAGTCATACCTATTTTAGTTCTGGGGGTATTTGCTGTAGGGGCTTATAACCCAGAAATGATGAGGAAAGTTCAAGATAATGTTGAATTATTAACAAGTGACGATAAAGGTGCCTCTATAAGCGAACGACAAATAGCCTGGCAAGATGCTTTGGAAATGACCAGTAACAACCCGTTTTTAGGCGTGGGAACAGGGGGATTTGCTGCCCACTCTAAACTTGGATACCCGCATAATGTATTCCTTGAACGCTTTTCTGAAAATGGGGTGATTGGCGGTATGGTTTTAGTAGTCGTATTTATGATGGTTAGCTTTCTTATATTGAAAGTGACCCAAACCCAAAATCCGATAGCTTATATCATTTCTGCTATTGTACTGTTGAATATGGTGGAGATGCAGTTCAGCTTTACGCTTTGGATGCATAAGTTATTTTATTTATTCTGCGGGATTTTAGCCGTTATTTACTATAGGAATCGATGGGGAGAAGGAGCGAGAATTAATTATGGTAAAAGTGTTACTCCTTACTAA
- a CDS encoding glycosyltransferase family 4 protein yields the protein MVKVLLLTNTIAPYRIPVLNRLNTDNEIDLTVWYLEERERNRHWNINHGEIQYNYECLKGIHYYVQKMDLGVHINPGLFYKLVKFKPDVVMAAGYDSLAYWSALLYCKLFNKKYVVWWGSTLESSRVKNGIVNLIRRSFFKMTNNFVTYGTAAAECLKHYGVDSSRIVTGYNTVNIRYFYEEYKKYAANQSVKRNNTTQVNFLFIGQLIERKGVTQIIEALKTLDSKNWNLKIVGSGPDEMLLKQSVREYKLESQIHFEGYKQQEELTSYLLEADCLVFPSIIEVWGLVVNEAIATKTFVLSSKYAGATKDIIYNKRNGLVIDPTDTKNLIEGLQWVLSNMDDFKSNWKVDFSLWRKLHPYSYARSIKLSIKAAISGKIL from the coding sequence ATGGTAAAAGTGTTACTCCTTACTAACACTATTGCTCCATATCGAATACCGGTATTAAATCGATTAAATACGGATAATGAAATTGATTTAACTGTTTGGTACCTAGAGGAACGTGAGAGGAATAGGCATTGGAATATTAACCATGGTGAGATCCAGTATAATTATGAATGCTTGAAGGGCATTCATTATTATGTTCAGAAGATGGATCTGGGAGTTCATATTAACCCAGGATTGTTCTACAAATTAGTAAAATTTAAACCGGATGTCGTTATGGCTGCCGGTTATGATTCCTTAGCGTATTGGTCGGCATTACTTTACTGCAAGCTATTTAATAAGAAATATGTTGTTTGGTGGGGAAGTACGTTAGAGAGCAGCCGCGTGAAAAATGGAATCGTGAATCTGATTCGAAGAAGCTTTTTTAAAATGACAAATAATTTTGTTACATATGGAACGGCAGCTGCAGAATGCTTGAAACATTACGGGGTAGACAGTTCAAGAATCGTTACAGGCTATAATACAGTGAATATTAGGTATTTCTACGAGGAATACAAAAAATACGCTGCTAATCAGAGTGTGAAGAGAAATAATACGACGCAAGTGAACTTTTTGTTTATAGGACAACTCATTGAGAGAAAAGGAGTCACTCAAATTATTGAGGCTTTGAAAACGCTTGATTCCAAAAACTGGAATCTAAAAATTGTCGGATCGGGTCCTGACGAGATGCTTTTGAAACAAAGTGTGCGTGAATATAAGCTGGAAAGCCAAATTCATTTTGAAGGCTATAAACAACAAGAAGAACTGACTTCTTACTTATTGGAAGCGGATTGTCTCGTCTTTCCATCCATAATAGAAGTTTGGGGGCTTGTTGTAAACGAAGCGATTGCGACAAAAACTTTCGTTTTGTCCTCAAAGTACGCTGGAGCTACTAAGGACATTATATACAATAAAAGAAACGGATTAGTTATTGATCCTACGGACACGAAAAATCTCATTGAGGGTTTGCAATGGGTATTGAGTAATATGGATGATTTTAAGTCAAACTGGAAGGTAGATTTTAGTTTATGGAGAAAGCTTCATCCTTACTCTTATGCGCGATCCATAAAATTATCGATAAAAGCAGCAATAAGCGGAAAGATATTATAA
- a CDS encoding glycosyltransferase yields the protein MAINILINAQALNSRGSLTVIKNVISDFHEHLKHTDDYKITIIVSIRELMMYSSEKLRILYKPKENLIKKFLFDKRMILKLIQEINADCYLCLSNTFLSSCTVPQYMFVHQSIHLSKLKISEINPKIFIKYNIVLSLIHKFGLHKVKGIIVQTEWVKDAIKEKYGYEGEIKVIRPSLITSNVDERMKPLPSIAFESSDTLQFIYPTSMDKYKNIARLVKAITKYNEESAIKITLYITTEGQDSEYIKFTGKIPYESMYWMYNNVDALIFPSLTETLGLPLQEAMLNKIDVLVSDLPYAREVCGSYARYFNPRSVNSMVSEIKNYMKNRSKKREQYMFQGEAYSYVDFLNFISSCERKVTQEKYARDKKLV from the coding sequence ATGGCAATCAATATTTTAATTAATGCACAAGCATTGAATAGCAGAGGTAGTTTAACTGTTATTAAGAACGTTATAAGTGATTTTCATGAGCATCTGAAACATACAGATGATTACAAAATTACCATAATTGTTTCTATTCGGGAATTAATGATGTATTCAAGCGAAAAATTAAGAATCTTGTACAAACCTAAAGAAAATCTAATAAAGAAATTTTTGTTCGATAAGAGAATGATCTTAAAACTAATCCAAGAAATTAACGCCGATTGTTATCTTTGTTTATCAAATACCTTTCTGAGCAGTTGTACCGTACCACAATATATGTTTGTCCATCAGTCAATACACCTCTCGAAACTAAAGATTAGTGAGATCAACCCGAAGATATTTATTAAGTACAATATAGTTTTAAGTCTAATTCATAAATTTGGTTTGCATAAAGTTAAAGGCATCATTGTCCAAACGGAATGGGTCAAGGATGCAATCAAAGAGAAGTACGGTTATGAGGGAGAAATTAAAGTCATTCGGCCTTCATTAATAACATCCAATGTAGATGAGCGTATGAAACCTTTGCCTTCAATTGCATTCGAGAGCAGCGATACACTCCAATTTATTTATCCGACCAGTATGGATAAATATAAGAATATTGCAAGACTTGTGAAAGCGATAACTAAATATAACGAAGAGTCAGCTATAAAAATTACGTTATATATTACAACTGAGGGACAAGATTCAGAATATATCAAATTCACTGGAAAAATTCCATATGAATCCATGTACTGGATGTACAATAATGTAGATGCGTTAATTTTCCCCTCACTGACCGAGACCCTTGGTTTACCTCTTCAGGAGGCAATGCTCAATAAAATTGATGTGTTGGTATCAGATCTGCCTTACGCAAGAGAAGTCTGTGGAAGTTATGCGAGATATTTTAATCCAAGAAGTGTTAATTCAATGGTGTCGGAGATTAAGAACTATATGAAGAATAGAAGCAAGAAGAGGGAGCAATATATGTTTCAGGGCGAGGCATATTCATATGTTGACTTTTTGAATTTCATATCTTCATGTGAACGAAAAGTAACTCAGGAAAAGTATGCAAGAGACAAGAAATTGGTATGA
- a CDS encoding glycosyltransferase family 4 protein → MKKPDIVFVINYFYPDMASTGQLLTELCLHLQHDFNITVIAAQPGYAGEEHTDKRRVEYDQLEHIRIIRIRLPMVNKRSKISRLRYIATYFFYANLLVFKQKKFDIIYTISQPPILGGLIGTIGKRLKKSKHIYNIQDFNPEQAEAVGFMKNKWIVKAARWLDTINCRYADHIITVGHDMQETLIRRFADRNVTENSVINNWTNEEEITPLTKEHPQVSDFIIRNGWENKFIVMYSGNLGLFYDLENLIKITAEFKEYRDLSFVFIGEGAVKKQMKAYVEEHDLTNVHFLPYQPKDDLKYSLNAADVHLVVNQKGIKGVSVPSKIYGVMAAGKPILGVLEEGSEAYRLIVESQCGLVAEPQDYREIIKQLKKLYNRNGMELMNCGLQGRKYLDQHLRRNISLEKYRELLISI, encoded by the coding sequence ATGAAGAAACCGGATATTGTATTCGTCATTAACTACTTTTACCCTGACATGGCATCGACAGGACAGCTGTTGACCGAGTTATGCTTACATCTTCAGCATGACTTTAACATTACGGTTATTGCCGCACAGCCCGGTTATGCCGGCGAGGAACATACAGACAAGAGAAGAGTGGAATACGATCAGCTGGAGCATATTCGCATCATCCGTATCCGGCTTCCGATGGTCAATAAACGAAGCAAAATAAGTAGGCTGCGTTATATCGCAACTTACTTTTTTTATGCCAACTTATTGGTATTTAAACAAAAGAAATTCGATATCATCTATACGATTTCGCAACCGCCCATACTGGGAGGGTTAATCGGAACGATTGGCAAACGGTTGAAGAAATCCAAGCATATTTACAATATTCAGGACTTTAATCCTGAGCAGGCCGAGGCTGTAGGCTTCATGAAAAATAAATGGATCGTTAAGGCGGCAAGATGGCTGGATACGATCAATTGCCGGTATGCCGACCACATCATAACGGTTGGACATGATATGCAAGAAACGTTGATCAGGCGGTTCGCAGATCGGAATGTCACGGAAAACTCCGTTATTAATAACTGGACGAATGAAGAAGAGATCACTCCGTTAACGAAGGAACATCCACAAGTATCTGATTTCATTATCAGAAACGGTTGGGAAAATAAATTTATCGTCATGTACTCGGGAAATTTAGGTCTGTTTTACGACTTGGAAAATTTGATAAAAATAACGGCGGAGTTTAAAGAATATCGCGATCTCTCCTTTGTATTTATAGGTGAAGGGGCCGTTAAGAAACAGATGAAGGCGTATGTTGAAGAGCATGACTTAACGAACGTTCACTTTCTTCCTTACCAGCCTAAAGATGACCTCAAATACTCATTAAACGCTGCGGATGTCCACTTGGTCGTCAACCAAAAAGGCATCAAGGGCGTATCGGTTCCTAGCAAAATATACGGGGTTATGGCAGCAGGAAAGCCTATATTGGGCGTCCTGGAGGAGGGTAGCGAAGCCTATCGATTGATTGTTGAAAGTCAATGCGGTTTAGTGGCTGAACCTCAAGATTACAGAGAAATCATTAAACAATTGAAAAAGCTGTATAACCGGAATGGAATGGAACTTATGAATTGCGGATTGCAAGGAAGAAAATATTTGGATCAACATTTGAGAAGGAATATATCGCTGGAAAAGTATCGTGAATTGCTCATATCGATCTGA